A window of Candidatus Tanganyikabacteria bacterium genomic DNA:
ATCCACGATGCTGAGCCGAGCGAAGAAGCCGTTGGTCAGCATGCGCCGGGACAGCGACTCGTAGAAGAACTGCGGTGTCGCGGTGCCGAACAGCGTGAGATGCGGCTGGTCGATGTGGACGACTTCCTTCTGTCCGGCTTTGACGCGCGTCGGATAAATGTCGCTCGCCGATGTGTAGAGCGTCAGCAGGATGTTGGGGATCGACTCGCGGCGGTTATCGTGGTCCGAGTTGATTTGCCGCAGAACGCCGTCCATTTCGTCGTTCTGGAACAGCATCATTCCCGAACGTAGCAGCGTGTCCTGGATGCCTTCGCCGCTCGCGAATTTGTCTCCCAGCGCCCCCGCCAGCCCCACCCGAAACAAAATGTGGCTGTTGACCTTGCGGGGAAACTCCTTGCCGGTTCCGCTGCTGGCCAGAGCCAGCAGATACAGATTGGTCCGCAGGTCGCCCGACGTGCAGACCTTTCGGCCGGCGAGAAACGACTGCAAAGCGAGCGCCCCGCAGAACGCCAGGCCGACGTTTGGGTACGGGGCGGCGGATAAGATGAAATCGACGACGTCCTGCACGAACCCCGGCACATGAAAGAGATCCTCGGGAATCGGTCCCGGATCAGCGATCGCCGGACTCTTGTCGGACGTCGTCGTCAATGTGAACCCGGGCGATGCCGTGTCATTCTTCGCGACCTGGCCGAACCCCTGCGTCCGTAACCCACTGGCAGCCGCCCCAAAATCACCGCCGTGCTCGAGGAGTGTTATGACCGAGAACGGCGAGTACGCCCGATTGGGCTCGAACGGCGCGGCATTGCCGCTGAAGACGTAAAACACGCGATCCTTCAGCGTGGCCGACCAACCGACGCTCTTTCCTGGCCGGCGCCAGTATTCGTTCGCGCCCGGTTTCGCCAGCGTCCAACCGTTGCGAACCAACACCTCGCGCACATCGCCGCGCTCGTTGAATTCGTCACCGGGACGCCCATCGATCGGGATCGCGTCACCGGAGGGACCGTCTGGCGGGGGCAGGTATTCGTTGAGACTCCACGCGGCCTCGAGCAACGACTCCCGTTC
This region includes:
- a CDS encoding bifunctional DNA primase/polymerase, which translates into the protein MIETATRYLAAGLSVLPAVRAEKRPALSGWKAFQSRLPSVQQVEQWFAGTPDALCIVAGAVSGHLEVIDFDHQADQFEAWTTLIPPELLGRLVIERTQSGGRHLAYRCEGPVCGNMKLSQALRDGRLETLIETRGEGGLFLCDPTPGYTLEQGMFTELPILSTAERESLLEAAWSLNEYLPPPDGPSGDAIPIDGRPGDEFNERGDVREVLVRNGWTLAKPGANEYWRRPGKSVGWSATLKDRVFYVFSGNAAPFEPNRAYSPFSVITLLEHGGDFGAAASGLRTQGFGQVAKNDTASPGFTLTTTSDKSPAIADPGPIPEDLFHVPGFVQDVVDFILSAAPYPNVGLAFCGALALQSFLAGRKVCTSGDLRTNLYLLALASSGTGKEFPRKVNSHILFRVGLAGALGDKFASGEGIQDTLLRSGMMLFQNDEMDGVLRQINSDHDNRRESIPNILLTLYTSASDIYPTRVKAGQKEVVHIDQPHLTLFGTATPQFFYESLSRRMLTNGFFARLSIVD